One genomic window of Arachis hypogaea cultivar Tifrunner chromosome 8, arahy.Tifrunner.gnm2.J5K5, whole genome shotgun sequence includes the following:
- the LOC112705945 gene encoding bidirectional sugar transporter SWEET3b, whose amino-acid sequence MSETLRMIVAVVGNAASVALYAAPTVTFKRVIRKKSTEDFSCIPYIIGLLNCLLFTWYGLPIVSYKWENFPLVTVNGVGIVLEFSYVVIYFWFASSKGKVKVAMVTIPVLILFCIAAAVSAFAFHDTHQRKLLIGSIGLGVSVAMYASPLVAMKQVIKTKSVEFMPLPLSLCSFLAGSLWMTYGFMIRDIFVAGPSVVGVPLAILQLVLHCKYRKRRVLEVPNKEGMEENGNFEKVDLEKGSLEMNEVEINVTNQKNNGDNL is encoded by the exons ATGTCAGAAACTCTTCGTATGATTGTTGCTGTTGTTGGAAATGCTGCTTCTGTAGCACTTTATGCTGCACCAAC TGTAACCTTCAAGAGGGTGATAAGGAAGAAAAGCACTGAGGATTTCTCATGCATTCCCTACATCATAGGACTCTTGAATTGTCTCTTGTTCACATGGTATGGATTGCCAATTGTGAGTTACAAGTGGGAAAATTTCCCTCTTGTTACTGTTAATGGAGTTGGGATTGTTCTTGAGTTCTCCTATGTTGTCATCTATTTCTGGTTTGCTTCTTCTAAGGGAAAG GTGAAGGTGGCAATGGTGACAATACCAGTTCTTATACTGTTCTGCATAGCTGCTGCAGTTTCAGCTTTTGCATTTCATGACACTCATCAAAGAAAGTTGCTTATTGGAAGCATAGGTTTAGGTGTTTCTGTTGCCATGTATGCTTCTCCTCTTGTTGCCATG AAACAAGTCATAAAAACCAAGAGTGTGGAGTTTATGCCTCTACCATTATCTTTGTGCTCTTTCTTGGCTGGTTCACTATGGATGACTTATGGATTCATGATTCGCGATATATTTGTTGCG GGACCAAGTGTGGTTGGAGTGCCATTGGCCATACTCCAATTAGTTCTCCACTGCAAATACCGGAAAAGGAGGGTTTTGGAGGTACCAAACAAGGAGGGAATGGAAGAAAATGGTAACTTTGAGAAAGTGGATTTGGAAAAGGGAAGCTTGGAAATGAATGAAGTGGAAATCAATGTGACAAATCAAAAGAACAATGGAGACAACTTGTGA